A single region of the Gorilla gorilla gorilla isolate KB3781 chromosome 1, NHGRI_mGorGor1-v2.1_pri, whole genome shotgun sequence genome encodes:
- the TTC24 gene encoding tetratricopeptide repeat protein 24, which translates to MSSPNPEDVPQRPEPEPSSSNKKKKKRKWLRQEASIQALTRAGHGALQAGRNHEALNNFQRAFLLASKAPQTRDTPVLQACAFNLGAAYVETGDPARGLELLLRAHPEEKAQGRRHGDQCFNVALAYHALGELPQALAWYHRALGHYQPQGDQGEAWAKMGACYQALGQPELAAHCLQEASQAYAQERQLRAAALALGAAAGCMLKSGRHRVGEVVQVLEKSRRLAERSTERRLLGHLYNDLGLGYSQLQLFPLAVEAFLQALPLCWVPGEQATVLRNLGMAHNALGNYQEAREFHQKAADLHGSVGQRWEQGRSFGSLAFALSQLGDHKAARDNYLHALQAARDSGDMKGRWQACEGLGAAAARLGQYDQALKYYKEALAQCQKEPDSVRERLVAKLADTVRTRLARVGLGQTHTLTSAPGRLQAPGGASQAEGTPAKAGSSTAGAQHRSSSGWEDEEFEEGHQKKKEERSANVPVRAGPGRPELCFLPGTVNHSHHLASSCPMFTKHTPCRGTVLGKASIYSPGPRAHLPFVGPGPPRAEYPSILVPNGPQANRSSRWPRESLSRSRQRRPTESGICTIV; encoded by the exons ATGTCTTCCCCCAACCCTGAGGATGTGCCCCAGAGGCCAGAACCTGAGCCCTCAAGCtccaataagaaaaagaagaaaagaaagtggctGCGGCAAGAAGCCAGCATCCAAGCCCTCACCAGGGCTGGCCATGGGGCCCTTCAGGCTGGCCGGAACCATGAAGCCTTGAACAACTTCCAGAGGGCCTTCCTTCTGGCCTCCAAGGCCCCACAAACCAGGGATACCCCTGTGCTCCAGGCCTGCGCCTTCAACCTGGGGGCTGCCTATGTGGAGACTGGGGACCCAGCCAGAGGCCTTGAGCTACTCCTGCGAGCCCACCCTGAAGAGAAGGCACAGGGCAGGCGACACGGCGACCAATGTTTCAATGTGGCTTTGGCCTACCATGCCCTCGGAGAGCTGCCTCAAGCTTTGGCCTGGTACCACAGGGCCCTGGGCCACTACCAGCCACAGGGTGACCAGGGAGAAGCCTGGGCAAAAATGGGAGCCTGTTACCAGGCTCTGGGACAGCCTGAGCTAGCAGCCCACTGCCTGCAGGAAGCAAGCCAGGCCTATGCCCAAGAGAGACAGCTGCGGGCCGCAGCCCTGGCATTGGGGGCTGCGGCAGGATGTATGCTGAAGAGTGGGCGGCATCGGGTGGGGGAAGTTGTGCAGGTGCTGGAGAAAAGCCGGAGGCTTGCCGAGAGGAGCACTGAGAGGCGACTGCTGG GGCACCTCTATAACGATCTAGGCCTGGGCTACTCCCAGCTCCAGCTGTTCCCGCTGGCCGTGGAGGCCTTCCTGCAGGCCCTGCCCCTGTGCTGGGTGCCAGGAGAGCAGGCCACAGTGCTAAGAAACCTCGGGATGGCCCACAATGCCCTCGGCAACTATCAGGAAGCTCGGGAGTTTCACCAGAAGGCTGCTGACCTACACg GCTCTGTGGGGCAGCGGTGGGAGCAGGGCCGGAGCTTTGGCAGCCTGGCCTTTGCATTGAGCCAGCTGGGGGACCACAAGGCTGCCAGAGACAACTACCTGCATGCCCTGCAGGCTGCCCGGGACTCTG GGGACATGAAGGGACGGTGGCAGGCCTGTGAGGGTCTGGGGGCTGCTGCAGCCAGGCTGGGGCAGTATGACCAGGCCTTGAAGTACTATAAGGAAGCACTGGCCCAGTGTCAG AAGGAGCCAGATTCTGTGCGAGAACGGCTGGTGGCCAAGCTGGCAGACACCGTGAGGACGCGCTTGGCCCGGGTGGGGCTGGGCCAGACTCACACCCTG ACTTCGGCTCCGGGAAGACTCCAGGCTCCAGGTGGGGCCAGCCAGGCGGAGGGGACCCCAGCAAAGGCAGGAAGCAGCACAGCAGGTGCCCAGCACAG ATCTTCCAGTGGGTGGGAAGATGAAGAGTTTGAGGAGGGCCaccagaagaaaaaagaggagaggtCGGCAAACGTTCCCGTGAGGGCTGGGCCGGGAAGACCAGAGC TGTGTTTCCTTCCAGGCACAGTGAATCATTCCCACCATCTAGCTTCTAGTTGCCCCATGTTTACCAAGCACACGCCCTGCAGAGGGACAGTCCTCGGCAAAGCCTCCATCTATA gtccaggacccagggcccATCTTCCATTTGTAGGCCCAGGCCCTCCCAGAGCGGAGTACCCTAGCATCTTGGTACCCAATGGCCCTCAAGCCAATAG GTCATCCAGGTGGCCCAGGGAAAGCCTCAGCAGGAGCCGCCAGAGGAGACCCACGGAGTCGGGCATCTGCACTATTGTGTGA